Proteins encoded by one window of Candidatus Kapaibacterium thiocyanatum:
- a CDS encoding transcriptional regulator — MGRAFEFRRARKEKRWANMSRAFTRLGREISIAVKTGGPDPETNPRLRAAIQNAKTANMPKDNVENAIKKAAGKDAADLAEVNFEGYAPHGVAIWVETATDNNTRTVANIRSYFNKSGGSLGTTGSLEFIFDRKGVFVIPTAGVNMDDLEMMLIEHGAEDIQQADDEVTVYTSFADFAPMQKALESGNVKVDSSELKRIPNTTVTLTDEQAEDIIKLIDRIEEDDDVQNVFHNMNESE; from the coding sequence ATGGGCAGAGCATTCGAATTCCGCCGGGCACGCAAGGAAAAGCGCTGGGCCAACATGTCCAGGGCCTTCACACGCCTGGGACGCGAAATATCCATCGCCGTCAAGACCGGTGGCCCCGATCCAGAAACGAATCCGCGCTTGCGCGCGGCCATCCAGAACGCCAAGACGGCGAACATGCCGAAGGACAACGTCGAGAACGCCATCAAGAAGGCAGCCGGCAAGGATGCCGCCGATCTCGCCGAAGTCAATTTCGAAGGCTATGCCCCGCACGGCGTCGCCATCTGGGTGGAAACGGCTACCGACAACAATACCCGGACCGTGGCCAACATCCGCTCCTATTTCAACAAGAGCGGCGGCTCGCTGGGAACGACGGGATCGCTGGAATTCATCTTCGATCGAAAGGGCGTCTTCGTGATTCCAACCGCCGGCGTCAACATGGACGACCTGGAAATGATGCTCATCGAACATGGAGCCGAAGACATCCAACAAGCTGACGACGAGGTAACCGTCTATACCTCTTTCGCGGACTTCGCCCCCATGCAGAAAGCCCTCGAAAGCGGTAACGTGAAGGTCGACAGCTCCGAACTGAAGCGCATCCCGAATACGACGGTGACCCTTACCGACGAGCAGGCTGAAGACATCATCAAGCTGATCGACCGCATCGAAGAGGATGACGACGTTCAGAACGTGTTCCACAACATGAACGAAAGCGAATAA
- a CDS encoding YggS family pyridoxal phosphate enzyme — MSIATAISDVRERIRRACMNAGRAASDVDLLLATKTVSPERLREAIAAGATLFGENRMQEFVPKAEALQDAPITWHFIGHLQTNKVRDAVRHAVCVQSVDRPSLAKELDKELQKRGTGLDILVEVNTSGEESKHGAAPEHVDDLLEYIGTCASLRVRGFMTIGALSEDENDVRACFRSLRTIRDKAIEDGRIPSSATVLSMGMSGDLELAVEEGSTMIRIGSAVFGRR; from the coding sequence ATGTCCATTGCAACAGCCATCTCCGACGTACGGGAACGGATCCGGCGCGCCTGCATGAATGCAGGGCGTGCGGCGTCCGACGTCGATCTTCTCCTCGCCACGAAGACGGTATCGCCGGAACGTCTGCGCGAGGCCATCGCTGCCGGTGCTACGCTCTTCGGCGAGAACCGCATGCAGGAATTCGTTCCCAAGGCCGAGGCATTGCAGGATGCACCGATCACATGGCACTTCATCGGCCATCTGCAGACGAACAAGGTTCGTGATGCTGTCCGCCATGCCGTATGCGTACAATCCGTCGATCGTCCTTCGCTCGCGAAGGAACTCGACAAGGAACTGCAGAAGCGGGGTACGGGACTCGACATCCTCGTGGAAGTGAATACGTCCGGCGAGGAAAGCAAGCATGGTGCGGCGCCGGAACATGTCGACGATCTCCTGGAGTATATCGGTACGTGTGCTTCCTTGCGCGTTCGCGGATTCATGACCATCGGGGCCCTGAGCGAGGACGAGAACGATGTCCGTGCATGCTTCCGGTCGCTCCGCACGATTCGGGACAAGGCCATCGAAGACGGTCGTATTCCATCATCGGCGACCGTCTTGTCCATGGGCATGTCGGGCGATCTCGAGCTCGCCGTCGAAGAGGGTTCGACGATGATCAGGATAGGGTCGGCAGTATTCGGACGGCGATAG